The window CAGCGTCGTCGAGGCCGGATGGGCTGGGTGGTGGGGATTGATTCAACTATCCCTTGGTCGAAACCTGTGTCGGCGCCGCTCTGTCCGACGCGCAATCGCGCCTCGGCTTGGAGCTGTACTACTGGCGCCAAGGCCCCGACGAGGTCGACTTCGTGGTTCGGTCCGCGGACAGGGTCCTGGCCATCGAGGTCAAGAGCGGCCGCCCGCACAAGTCGACACGAGGGATGGAAGCGTTCCGCGCATTTCAGCCCGACGCAAAGACTCTTCTCGTAGGGCCGGGAGGCGTCCCATTGGAAACCTTCCTCGAGGCCGACATTCGGACCTGGATCGAGAGCTGACTTCCGCGTGAAATGGCCCATATCGTGCGCCGACTGCTGGCGCGACATCGGCAGATCAGCAAGATTCCGGTGAGTGAGCACATCGCGAAGTAGGCGAGGCCTTCCAGCACTACTTGGAGGTCTCCGAAACGCCCAGTGTGGTTCGGTGAGCGCCTGATCGTGGACCTTCACAGGGTTTGATCATGCTGCGCGAGGCGGTGGGCAAGCGCCGCGTGCGCGCCGGCACGATCGCGAGCATTCAGGCCTATGGGAGTTTCGGAGCGAACCTCCATTCCCACGTGCACGCGCTCGTGACCGAGGGCGTGTTCCACCCACACCACGAGAGTAGACGAGTGTCTCCCGGCGTTGACGCGATGGCGTGAGGGTCGGGGCGGGGGACCGAGTCGGCGGGCCGCGATTGGTGTGGAGGTGTGACGGTCGGGCGCGCGCGTCGCGATGGGGAGGTCTCGAGGTGCTCGGGCGAGCACGGATCGTCGAGATACCGGACGTCGGCCGGCTGGCGTTCGCATCGGTCGAGGACGTCGTCCTGCACAAGTTGCGATGGTGCGACGAGAGCGGTCGCGTCTCGGAGCGGCAGTGGCGAGACGACCTGGGCATGATCGCCGTCCACGGCGACGATCTCGACCGTGGGCGTCTTGGCCGGTGGGCAGACCACCTCGAGGTTCGTGGGTTGCTGGAGTCTGCACTCGATGCCTGACCTCGTAGCGGGTAGCATTCTGGGTGCCATTCCCCGTTGAGCTCCTGCCCGCTCGTGGTAGCCTGAGTTCGATGACCACGACGGCAACCACACGATCGCTCGCGTCGTTCGCAAGGAATCGACGGAAGATGACACCATGAGCCCCCGCGATCTCCCCGACGAAGTCCGACGCACGCAGGATGCGATCTGGTCGGCCCGGAGCGCCGCCGAGAAGATCGACCTCACGGGACGTCTGTGGCTCCAGGCGCGCAGTCTGAAGCGGGCGACGCTCCGGTCCATGCATCCCGACTGGACCGACGCGCGGATCGACGAAGCGGTGCAGGAGGCGATGCATGGCCGACGGGATTGATCTCTACGCGGTCTTCCTGGGTCCGTTGGAGAGCCTGGGTCTGGAGTACTTCGTCACCGGGTCCGTGGCGAGCAGCGCGTACGGCGAGCCGCGCTTCACCCAGGAT is drawn from Candidatus Krumholzibacteriia bacterium and contains these coding sequences:
- a CDS encoding transposase, producing the protein MLREAVGKRRVRAGTIASIQAYGSFGANLHSHVHALVTEGVFHPHHESRRVSPGVDAMA